A segment of the Streptococcus dysgalactiae subsp. dysgalactiae genome:
GATAAATTTATATTACCATCTTATCGTTCTTATTTCAATGCTTTTTAATTATTTTTTTGATTAAAAAAATAAATTTTAGAATATTTCCTTAATGAATGCGCTTAATTTAGCTTTCTTCTTCCACTGACGACAAAATCTGATATAATTTAACCATGACTAAAAAAATGATTGCTATCGATTTGGATGGAACTTTGTTGCACCATGATAATACCATCTCTACTTATACCCAAAAGACTATCAAAGCCGTTCAAGACAAGGGCCATCAGGTCATTATTTCAACAGGAAGACCTTATCGCATGGCCTTGGATTATTATCTCCAACTTGATTTAAAAACCCCTATTATCACTTTTAACGGCTCTTTAACTCATATGCCAGAACAAAAATGGGCCTTTGAACATAATGTCACCTTAGATAAAGACTATTTGTTAAAGTTACTCAAATATCAAGATGACTTTCAAATGGACTTCATTGCCAGTGAGTATCGTCGAAACTTCTATATTACGATGACTAAACCTGAAAGCATCGATCCTCAACTTTTTGGTGTTGACGAAATCACGCCAGATATGGCTTTGGAAATTACTAAAATTACTCGAAACCCAAATGCTTTACTGATGCAAACGCATCACGAGGACAAATATGCTCTTGCCAAAAACATGCGTGCTTTCTTCAACGATGAGATTGAAATTGATTCTTGGGGCGGTCCTCTTAATATCCTTGAAATTTCATCCAAAAACATTAACAAAGCTTACGCCCTGAATTACCTTCTAGGTATCTTCAATATGGATAAAAAAGACTTAATCGCCTTTG
Coding sequences within it:
- a CDS encoding Cof-type HAD-IIB family hydrolase, translating into MTKKMIAIDLDGTLLHHDNTISTYTQKTIKAVQDKGHQVIISTGRPYRMALDYYLQLDLKTPIITFNGSLTHMPEQKWAFEHNVTLDKDYLLKLLKYQDDFQMDFIASEYRRNFYITMTKPESIDPQLFGVDEITPDMALEITKITRNPNALLMQTHHEDKYALAKNMRAFFNDEIEIDSWGGPLNILEISSKNINKAYALNYLLGIFNMDKKDLIAFGDEHNDTEMLAFAGTGYAMKNASPVLLPYADQQLDFSNEEDGVAKKLEELFL